In Haladaptatus cibarius D43, the sequence TGGGTCTGCGCTGACGACGCAGTCCGACGCCGACAACCTCTCCATCGAAAACGAGACGGAGATGGACTCGTTGGAACCCGGAATGTACGGTATCACGGTTTACTCGGGCACTGACGAGAACGTCTCGCAAATCGCCTACGGTGGCGTCAACGTCCAAGGCGACGAAACGACAGAGACGACGGACGATGGAATGACGACCGAAGAAGGCAATTCGTCTAACGGAACCACGACGACGGAAGACGGAACCACCGAAAGCACCGAATCCGACGGTCAACCCGGCTTCGGCATCGGTCTTGCACTGACTGCGCTCGCAGGAGTCGCACTGCTGGCGCGGCGTCGATAACTCCGAAAAACCGGTTTTGCTTCTTGTTTTTTTAGCTGTCCTCGGCATCGTTGAGGAACTCGTGTGCATCCCGGAGGATGTCCCGTGGACCGTCCTGCGTGATGGTGTTTATCGCCTGTTCGTAATCACGCCACTGCAAGTCGCGGTGTTCGTTCGAGAGTTCCGCGCTGGCCTCATACGATTTGGCGATGAACAGATGCACCGTCTTGTGAATCGTGGTTCCGTTCGCTTCGAAGACGTAGCTGTAGTCGTCGCGGAACCCGTCGAGGAGCCGAAAATCTTCGATTCCGGCCTCCTCCTCTACTTCTCTTATTGCCGTTTGCTGTAGCTCTTCGTTGCCCTCCACGCCGCCTTTGGGGAACTCCCAATCGCCGGGACGACTTTTAAGGAGGAGGTATTCCCTTCGACCACGGGTATCCCGAAACAGGATGGCACCCGCGCTCGTAGCTTTGACTGCCATTGTGCCCTCGTATGCGGTTGGCCATTAAAGGAATGTCGAACCAACACAGTCGTTTTCGGCCATTTCTCGTTCAGTACGCCGAATGAAACGATATATGCGACCAGTGAACAGGCTGAACAAATATAGATAGTCGCTACGAAGCAGAAGCAGGAATTTTACGTACTGTGAATCTCTATACTCTACAGAGCCAGCCATGACCTTCATTACAAAAATGCTTCTCCAGAGCGGGAATCGGCCCGTACTGGACAAAGTCGTATCGGAAATTCGCTCGAAAGCGGAGCGAAAAGGAGCAGACCTACGCGGCCCGCACTCCGAACCGCCGGAACGGATTCGGGTACCGCAGTACAAAACGCTCTCCGGGGACGAGGGCCAACAGTTCCGGAGTTGGGATTACACGGTGTACACGCGAAAGATAGAAATCGTCGGGCACAATGCCGTCTCACGACAGGTTGCCGAGATGGATTTCCCCCCTGGAATCCGCGTCGAGGTCGAACTCGAACAGGTACAGGGAATGGGGAAAGCATAACGTCGTTTCTTCTCGCTTCGACTGATTTGCAGTAAAAAAGAGCACGCGTCTCGAACCTAGTTGTTGCCAACGCGATTGACCGTCGCACTGACGAGGTTGAGTCGCCCGCTGAAGATGTTCGCATCCGTCGAGAAGCGGTATCGATTGCCGTCCTGAAGCGTTCCCTGCGTGAACACGTAACTAGCTCCGAGGACGGTACCGCCACCGCCGTATCGAATACTATACCCGTTGTAGTCGTCGGGTTGTGAGATTTCAGGAACTTCGTTTCCGTTCGGAAGCTGAAGCAGTCGAATCGTAATGGATTGCGGTAGTTCCGAGATGACGCGGAACGGCGTTCGCGCGATGTAGTCGTCGGTGTACACCAGCACTTCGTCGTCGTCCTGTGTCGTGGCGGTTCCAGTCGCCGAGTAACCGAGTGCGAGTACCCCTGCAGTCAACGCCCCCTTCCGCATAAAATCCCGTCGTGAGTCGTTCGGTTGAATGTCTTTTCGTTCTCCCGTCTCACCTGTTTCGCCCGTCTCGTCCGGTCGTTTCCCAGTGTCGCTCCGTTCTAACTCCATTGGTGATACCCCCCGGGTACACCGTGTGAACCGAGGAGGGCGATGTCAATAACTATACCC encodes:
- a CDS encoding bis(5'-nucleosyl)-tetraphosphatase encodes the protein MAVKATSAGAILFRDTRGRREYLLLKSRPGDWEFPKGGVEGNEELQQTAIREVEEEAGIEDFRLLDGFRDDYSYVFEANGTTIHKTVHLFIAKSYEASAELSNEHRDLQWRDYEQAINTITQDGPRDILRDAHEFLNDAEDS
- a CDS encoding uS10/mL48 family ribosomal protein — protein: MTFITKMLLQSGNRPVLDKVVSEIRSKAERKGADLRGPHSEPPERIRVPQYKTLSGDEGQQFRSWDYTVYTRKIEIVGHNAVSRQVAEMDFPPGIRVEVELEQVQGMGKA